In the Geobacter sp. FeAm09 genome, one interval contains:
- the cysE gene encoding serine O-acetyltransferase: protein MFKNLREDINSVFERDPAARNALEIVFCYPGLHALWIYRIAHWFWVNELFFLGRFISHIGRFLTGIEIHPGAKIGRKFFIDHGMGVVIGETAEIGDNVTLYHGVTLGGVTWDKVKRHPTLGDNVVIGSGAKVLGPFTVGKGAKIGSNSVVVKEVPENATVVGIPGRVVMAQEKKEDPRPDLQHGQLPDPEAKAISCLFDQIRELEKKYATLAEEHEALKKKING from the coding sequence ATGTTCAAGAACCTGCGCGAGGACATCAATTCCGTCTTTGAGCGCGATCCGGCCGCCCGCAATGCCCTGGAGATCGTCTTCTGCTATCCCGGCCTGCATGCCCTCTGGATATATCGCATTGCCCACTGGTTCTGGGTCAACGAGCTGTTCTTCCTGGGGCGCTTCATCTCCCACATCGGCCGGTTCCTGACCGGCATCGAGATCCATCCGGGGGCCAAGATCGGCCGCAAGTTCTTCATCGACCACGGCATGGGGGTGGTGATCGGGGAAACGGCCGAGATCGGCGACAACGTGACCCTCTACCACGGCGTGACCCTGGGCGGCGTCACTTGGGACAAGGTGAAGCGTCATCCGACCCTGGGGGACAACGTGGTGATCGGTTCGGGGGCCAAGGTGCTGGGGCCGTTCACCGTGGGCAAGGGGGCCAAGATCGGCTCCAACTCGGTGGTGGTCAAGGAAGTGCCGGAAAACGCCACTGTGGTCGGCATCCCGGGCCGGGTGGTCATGGCCCAGGAAAAGAAGGAAGACCCGCGTCCCGACCTGCAGCACGGACAACTGCCCGACCCGGAGGCCAAGGCCATCTCCTGCCTGTTCGATCAGATCCGCGAGCTGGAGAAGAAGTACGCCACCCTGGCCGAGGAGCACGAGGCGCTGAAAAAGAAAATCAACGGCTGA
- a CDS encoding fumarate hydratase, producing MSTKPFVYQEPFPLATDQTPYRKIEGSEKYVELAEFAGKQVIRVCPEALTILANESMRDVSFLLRPAHNEQVAKILSDPEASQNDKGVAMAFLRNAEISAQFELPVCQDTGTATVVAKKGQQVWTGVKDEEWIAKGVYKTYTEENLRYSQTVPLDMYKETNTGTNLPAQIDIAATDGDYYKFLFMAKGGGSANKTMLFQETKALLTPGKLEKFLVEKMKYLGTAACPPYHIAFVIGGTSADACMKTVKLATAKELDGLPTQGNEHGQAFRDLELEAKLLEAAQKLGIGAQFGGKYFAHDVRVIRLPRHGASCPVGMAVSCSADRNIKAKITKDGLFVEEMDRNPGRLIPEQYRGKHSHGVKIDLNKPMPEILAELTKHPVSTPLLLTGTIVVGRDIAHAKFKEIMDSGKPLPEYLLKHPIYYAGPAKTPAGKPSGSFGPTTAGRMDSYVDELQSKGGSLIMIAKGNRSQQVTDACKKYGGFYLGSIGGPAAILAEENIKKVECIDFPELGMEAVWKIEVEDFPAFILVDDKGNDFFKQLGL from the coding sequence ATGTCAACCAAACCGTTCGTCTATCAGGAGCCCTTCCCGCTTGCCACGGATCAGACCCCCTACCGCAAGATCGAGGGGAGCGAAAAGTACGTCGAATTGGCCGAGTTTGCCGGCAAGCAGGTCATCCGGGTCTGTCCCGAGGCGCTCACCATCCTGGCCAACGAGTCCATGCGGGACGTTTCGTTCCTGCTGCGCCCCGCGCACAACGAGCAGGTGGCCAAGATCCTCTCCGATCCCGAGGCCTCCCAGAACGACAAAGGGGTCGCCATGGCGTTCCTGCGCAACGCCGAGATCTCCGCCCAGTTCGAGCTCCCGGTCTGTCAGGACACCGGTACCGCCACGGTCGTCGCCAAGAAGGGACAGCAGGTCTGGACCGGCGTCAAGGACGAGGAATGGATCGCCAAGGGGGTCTACAAGACCTACACCGAAGAAAACCTGCGCTATTCCCAGACCGTGCCCCTGGACATGTACAAGGAGACCAACACCGGCACCAATCTGCCGGCCCAGATCGACATTGCGGCCACGGACGGCGATTATTACAAGTTCCTCTTCATGGCCAAGGGTGGCGGCTCGGCCAACAAGACCATGCTGTTCCAGGAGACCAAGGCCCTCCTGACCCCGGGCAAACTGGAAAAGTTCCTGGTGGAGAAGATGAAATACCTGGGCACCGCCGCCTGCCCCCCCTACCACATCGCCTTCGTCATCGGCGGCACCAGCGCCGACGCCTGCATGAAGACCGTCAAACTGGCCACGGCCAAGGAACTGGACGGCCTCCCCACCCAGGGGAACGAGCACGGCCAGGCCTTCCGCGATCTGGAACTGGAGGCGAAACTCCTTGAGGCGGCTCAGAAGCTGGGCATCGGCGCCCAGTTCGGCGGCAAATACTTCGCCCACGACGTGCGGGTCATCCGCCTCCCGCGCCACGGCGCCTCCTGTCCGGTGGGCATGGCGGTTTCCTGCTCGGCCGACCGCAACATCAAGGCCAAGATCACCAAGGACGGCCTGTTCGTGGAGGAGATGGACCGCAACCCCGGCCGCCTGATCCCCGAACAGTACCGGGGCAAGCACAGCCACGGCGTGAAGATCGACCTGAACAAGCCCATGCCGGAGATTCTGGCCGAGTTGACCAAACACCCGGTCTCCACCCCGCTGCTTTTGACCGGCACCATCGTGGTGGGCCGCGACATCGCCCACGCCAAGTTCAAGGAGATCATGGACAGCGGAAAGCCGCTGCCCGAGTATCTGCTGAAGCACCCCATCTACTACGCCGGCCCGGCCAAGACCCCGGCGGGCAAGCCCTCCGGCTCCTTCGGACCCACCACCGCCGGCCGCATGGACTCCTACGTGGACGAACTGCAGAGCAAGGGAGGCTCCCTGATCATGATCGCCAAGGGGAACCGCAGCCAGCAGGTTACCGACGCCTGCAAGAAATACGGCGGCTTCTATCTCGGCTCCATCGGCGGCCCGGCCGCGATCCTGGCCGAGGAGAACATCAAGAAGGTGGAGTGCATCGACTTCCCGGAACTGGGGATGGAAGCGGTGTGGAAGATCGAGGTAGAGGACTTCCCGGCGTTCATCCTGGTGGACGACAAAGGGAACGACTTCTTCAAACAACTCGGCCTGTAA
- a CDS encoding VOC family protein, translating to MAQQAKNTICLWYDRDAEDAARFYARTFPDSSVGAVHLAPGDYPSGKKGDVLTVEFTVMGIPCLGLNGGPEVKHNWAFSFQVATVDQAETDRYWNAIVGNGGEESACGWCRDKWGLSWQITPMALTRAITDPDPAAAKRAFDAMMQMKRIDIAAIEAARRG from the coding sequence ATGGCGCAGCAAGCAAAGAACACGATTTGCCTTTGGTACGACCGCGACGCCGAGGATGCGGCGCGATTTTACGCCAGGACCTTTCCCGATTCATCCGTTGGCGCGGTGCACCTCGCACCGGGGGACTATCCGTCCGGAAAGAAGGGGGATGTGTTGACGGTCGAGTTTACCGTGATGGGAATTCCCTGCCTCGGGCTCAATGGCGGACCCGAGGTCAAGCACAACTGGGCATTCTCGTTTCAGGTCGCAACCGTTGACCAGGCCGAAACGGATCGTTACTGGAACGCCATCGTCGGCAACGGCGGTGAGGAGAGTGCCTGCGGCTGGTGCAGGGATAAATGGGGCCTCTCCTGGCAGATTACGCCGATGGCCCTGACGAGAGCGATAACCGATCCCGATCCCGCTGCCGCCAAGCGCGCATTCGATGCGATGATGCAGATGAAAAGGATCGACATTGCTGCCATAGAAGCGGCGCGCCGTGGTTGA
- a CDS encoding YbhB/YbcL family Raf kinase inhibitor-like protein → MREGRGYGTARLMAALLPAALGIVLCADAQGKGGHRMETLTVSSPGFNQGEAIPARHTCDGEDTSPALVIGKVPPATRSLALVMDDPDAPMGTWVHWVVWNIPPQTREIPAHALPSQASEGKNDWHRTGYGGPCPPTGTHRYFFRVYALDTVLHLGNSTTKGELERAMQGHVLAKGELMGTYKRR, encoded by the coding sequence GTGAGGGAAGGGCGTGGCTACGGGACGGCGCGCCTGATGGCGGCACTGCTGCCGGCGGCGCTGGGGATCGTGCTGTGCGCCGACGCCCAGGGAAAGGGGGGACACAGGATGGAAACGTTGACCGTTTCGAGCCCGGGTTTCAACCAGGGGGAGGCCATACCGGCCCGCCACACCTGCGACGGGGAGGATACCAGCCCCGCTCTCGTCATTGGCAAGGTGCCGCCGGCCACCCGGAGCCTGGCGCTGGTCATGGACGACCCGGATGCCCCCATGGGGACCTGGGTGCACTGGGTGGTGTGGAACATCCCGCCCCAGACGCGGGAGATCCCCGCGCACGCTCTGCCGTCCCAGGCCAGCGAGGGGAAGAACGACTGGCACCGCACCGGCTACGGCGGTCCCTGTCCGCCGACCGGGACCCATCGCTACTTCTTCCGGGTTTATGCGCTGGATACCGTGCTGCATCTCGGCAACTCCACCACCAAGGGTGAGCTTGAACGGGCCATGCAGGGGCATGTCCTGGCCAAGGGGGAGCTGATGGGGACGTATAAGCGCCGGTGA
- a CDS encoding adenosine-specific kinase — translation MQLEIHNVKIDYPEGCNIILGQTHFIKTAEDLYEIIAGTVPQARFGVAFSEASGPCLIRTEGNDSGLIKACTTVLKAIGAGHVFCILLRDAYPINILNQVKNCPEVCCVYCATANPLQVIVASTMQGWGILGVIDGFAPKGVESDDERQQRHSLLRTIGYKL, via the coding sequence ATGCAATTGGAGATCCACAACGTCAAGATCGACTATCCCGAAGGGTGCAACATCATCCTCGGCCAGACCCACTTCATCAAGACCGCCGAGGATTTGTACGAGATCATTGCCGGCACGGTACCCCAGGCCCGCTTCGGCGTTGCCTTCAGCGAGGCGTCCGGCCCCTGCCTGATCCGTACCGAGGGGAACGACAGCGGGCTGATCAAGGCGTGTACGACCGTCCTGAAGGCCATCGGCGCCGGCCATGTCTTCTGCATCCTGCTGCGGGACGCCTATCCCATCAACATCCTCAACCAGGTGAAAAACTGCCCGGAGGTCTGCTGCGTCTACTGCGCCACGGCCAACCCGCTCCAGGTGATCGTCGCCTCCACCATGCAGGGGTGGGGCATCCTGGGTGTGATCGACGGGTTTGCCCCCAAGGGGGTGGAGTCGGACGACGAGCGCCAGCAGCGCCACAGCCTGTTGCGCACGATCGGCTACAAACTGTGA
- a CDS encoding ATP-binding protein, whose translation MQQGASSGSTPGNRIRRFGAIIALVWTVLLAYSLFWDHRQHREEALLLGKMQSRAFFEKDLLYRRWASRHGGVYVPATESTQPNPYLAHIPERDITTPSGKRLTLMNPAYMTRQVFEMAQEYQGTGRGHITSLKPIRGGNAPDPWEKGALTAFERGVTEVGQVEYIDGKPYYRYMKSLFAEKPCLKCHAPQGYREGEVRGGLSVSVPLEPIYALMRVEMRGVYINHAVIWLLGLVGIGFGTRRLGRTTTELYEQTVTLEHEIEEREMAQETLQEQAMVLEEEIAERRQIEEAVRLSEEKFAKSFDNAPIIMTISTVEDGRFLDVNKKFVEISGFSRQEAVGSTSLELGWITPEQRQMLLTELRDKGRTSGVELHLRSKGEKYLTCIYYGELITVDGRHCLLSLAHDMTEQRTMEEQLRQAQKMEAIGQLAGGVAHDFNNVLTVIMGYCNLLQMDPKLDERQRDEVEQIVASSEKAAQLTRGLLTFGRKEVMDFRPANLNDIVQHVQKFLVRVIGEDIQLRTLCDGPAITVCVDSAQIEQVLINLATNARDAMQKGGLLSIETGIRDVGDAFLHAHGYGEPGRYACIAVSDSGCGMDEPTRKRIFEPFFTTKEEGRGTGLGMAIVYGIVKQHNGFINVYSEPGQGTTFRIYIPVSGQGPGPQQEAAEPAAPEVGTETILIAEDEVDVRGLMENILTRYGYQVILAEDGQEAVEKFTTNRGKIHLVLMDVIMPRKSGQEAVAEIRRLQPDMKVCYASGYTADFIRNRGVIDEGIELIMKPVQPLELLRKVREILDR comes from the coding sequence ATGCAACAGGGAGCATCCAGCGGATCTACCCCCGGAAACCGCATACGACGTTTCGGCGCCATCATTGCGCTGGTCTGGACAGTGCTTTTGGCATACTCGCTGTTCTGGGATCACCGGCAGCACCGGGAGGAGGCGTTGCTGCTCGGCAAGATGCAGAGCCGGGCCTTCTTCGAGAAGGATCTCCTCTATCGCCGCTGGGCGTCCCGCCATGGCGGCGTGTACGTTCCGGCAACGGAATCCACCCAGCCTAATCCCTATCTGGCCCACATCCCCGAGCGGGATATAACCACCCCCTCCGGCAAACGGCTGACCCTGATGAATCCGGCCTACATGACGCGCCAAGTATTTGAAATGGCCCAGGAATACCAAGGAACCGGCCGCGGCCATATCACCAGTCTCAAGCCGATCAGGGGCGGGAACGCCCCCGACCCTTGGGAGAAGGGGGCGCTGACGGCATTTGAGCGGGGCGTCACCGAGGTGGGCCAGGTTGAGTACATCGACGGCAAGCCGTACTATCGTTACATGAAGTCGCTCTTTGCCGAAAAGCCCTGTCTCAAGTGCCATGCGCCCCAAGGGTATCGCGAAGGGGAGGTGCGGGGCGGACTGAGCGTATCCGTCCCGCTGGAGCCGATCTACGCGCTGATGCGCGTGGAGATGCGGGGGGTGTATATCAACCATGCCGTCATCTGGTTGCTGGGGCTGGTGGGGATCGGCTTCGGGACCCGCAGGCTGGGGCGCACGACCACGGAGCTTTACGAACAGACCGTAACGTTGGAGCACGAGATCGAAGAGCGGGAGATGGCCCAGGAAACCCTTCAGGAACAGGCGATGGTTCTGGAGGAGGAGATTGCCGAACGGAGGCAGATCGAGGAAGCGGTGCGCCTCAGCGAGGAAAAGTTTGCCAAGTCCTTCGACAATGCCCCCATCATCATGACGATCAGCACGGTGGAGGATGGCCGTTTCCTGGATGTGAACAAGAAATTCGTCGAGATCTCCGGTTTCAGCCGCCAGGAAGCCGTGGGCAGCACGTCGCTTGAACTCGGCTGGATCACGCCGGAACAACGGCAGATGCTGTTGACCGAGTTGCGGGACAAGGGGCGCACCTCGGGCGTGGAGCTGCATCTGCGTTCCAAGGGCGAGAAATACCTCACCTGCATCTACTATGGCGAGCTCATCACCGTTGATGGCCGCCATTGCCTGCTCTCGCTGGCCCACGACATGACCGAGCAGCGGACCATGGAAGAACAGCTCCGCCAGGCCCAGAAAATGGAGGCCATCGGGCAGCTTGCGGGCGGGGTGGCCCACGACTTCAACAACGTGCTCACGGTTATCATGGGGTACTGCAACCTGTTGCAGATGGACCCGAAACTGGATGAGCGCCAGCGGGACGAGGTCGAGCAGATCGTCGCCTCTTCCGAGAAGGCGGCCCAGTTGACTCGTGGGCTGCTCACCTTCGGCCGCAAGGAGGTCATGGACTTCAGGCCGGCCAATCTCAACGACATCGTACAGCATGTGCAGAAGTTCCTCGTCCGGGTCATCGGCGAGGACATCCAGCTCAGAACTCTCTGCGACGGCCCCGCGATCACCGTTTGCGTGGACAGCGCCCAGATCGAGCAGGTTTTGATCAACCTGGCAACCAATGCCCGGGACGCCATGCAAAAGGGGGGGCTCTTGAGCATCGAAACGGGCATCCGGGATGTTGGCGACGCCTTTCTCCATGCTCATGGGTACGGCGAGCCGGGCCGTTATGCCTGCATCGCGGTCTCCGATTCCGGCTGCGGCATGGACGAGCCGACCCGCAAGAGGATCTTCGAGCCGTTCTTTACCACCAAGGAAGAGGGCAGGGGAACCGGCCTCGGCATGGCCATCGTGTACGGGATCGTCAAGCAGCATAACGGTTTCATCAATGTTTACAGCGAACCGGGACAGGGCACCACCTTCAGGATCTATATCCCCGTGAGCGGGCAGGGGCCGGGACCGCAGCAGGAAGCGGCGGAGCCGGCGGCTCCCGAAGTCGGGACGGAAACGATCCTCATCGCCGAGGACGAGGTGGACGTGCGCGGCCTCATGGAAAACATCCTGACCAGGTACGGTTACCAGGTGATCCTGGCGGAGGATGGCCAGGAGGCGGTCGAGAAGTTCACGACAAACCGTGGCAAGATTCATCTGGTTCTGATGGATGTCATCATGCCCAGAAAAAGCGGCCAGGAGGCCGTTGCGGAGATCAGGCGCCTGCAACCGGACATGAAGGTTTGCTACGCCAGCGGTTACACGGCGGATTTCATCCGGAATCGCGGGGTGATCGACGAGGGGATCGAACTCATCATGAAGCCGGTCCAACCGCTGGAACTGCTGCGGAAGGTGCGCGAGATCCTGGACCGGTAG
- a CDS encoding YaiI/YqxD family protein: MRIWIDADACPRVIKEIVFRASERLEIPVSLVANTSLAKHHSRLIDSVVVSEGFDVADDYIAEHAAPQDVIITADIPLAARIVAKGAVGLDPRGELYTEENVGERLSLRDLMMELRDAGMVQGGPAQFGATDRQRFASSLDTLLTRMVKGRKHV, translated from the coding sequence ATGCGCATATGGATCGACGCCGACGCCTGCCCTCGGGTCATCAAGGAAATCGTCTTCAGGGCCTCGGAACGCCTGGAAATTCCGGTCAGCCTGGTGGCCAATACCAGCCTTGCGAAACATCATTCCCGCCTGATCGACTCGGTGGTGGTGAGCGAGGGCTTTGACGTTGCCGACGACTACATTGCCGAGCATGCCGCCCCGCAAGACGTGATCATAACCGCCGACATCCCCTTGGCGGCCCGGATCGTCGCCAAAGGCGCAGTGGGGCTCGACCCGCGGGGAGAACTCTATACCGAGGAGAATGTGGGAGAGCGTCTTTCCCTGCGCGACCTGATGATGGAGCTGCGCGATGCGGGCATGGTGCAGGGAGGGCCGGCCCAGTTCGGGGCGACGGACCGCCAGCGCTTCGCCTCTTCCCTGGACACGCTGCTGACCCGGATGGTCAAGGGAAGGAAGCATGTCTAA
- the rpsA gene encoding 30S ribosomal protein S1 has product MRDNDDLEQPEEEETEGESFAELFERSARQQSAWLEPGQKITARVLKVGTEWIFIDTGQKGEGVVDAKELQDLDGHVTVAPGDSIAAYFLSSSHGEMRFTTRIGGGASGNAHLEEAFQSGVPVEGVVEKEIKGGYEIKLAGSARAFCPFSQIALRRIDDPAALIGTRLPFRITAYGEKGRNIVVSRRVLLEEEQRRLREEVQAGISEGMTVGGTVTSLKEYGAFVDIGGLEGLLPISEIGWSRIKEVGEVLSVGQQIKVVVKSIDREKERISLSLKDTLADPWDLAVQTYPEGSFHTGVVSRLAPFGAFITLADGIDGLIHISKLGGGKRINHPREALKEGETVEVKVESVDRTERRISLSLAGAARAAEEEEATLADFRRQADAAPKGMGTLGDLLRAKTQKKGK; this is encoded by the coding sequence ATGCGAGACAACGACGACCTGGAACAACCAGAGGAAGAAGAGACCGAAGGCGAGAGCTTTGCCGAACTGTTCGAGCGGAGCGCACGGCAGCAGAGCGCCTGGCTGGAGCCGGGGCAGAAAATAACGGCGCGGGTCTTGAAGGTCGGCACGGAATGGATTTTCATCGATACCGGCCAAAAGGGCGAAGGCGTCGTGGATGCGAAGGAGCTGCAGGACCTGGACGGCCATGTCACCGTTGCGCCAGGCGACAGTATCGCCGCCTACTTCCTCTCGTCGAGCCACGGCGAGATGCGCTTCACCACCAGGATCGGCGGCGGGGCATCGGGCAACGCCCACCTGGAAGAGGCTTTCCAGAGCGGCGTTCCGGTGGAAGGGGTGGTGGAGAAGGAGATCAAGGGGGGGTACGAGATCAAGCTGGCCGGCTCGGCCCGCGCCTTCTGTCCCTTCTCCCAGATCGCCCTGCGCCGCATCGACGACCCGGCCGCCCTTATCGGCACCCGCCTGCCGTTCCGTATCACCGCCTACGGTGAAAAGGGACGCAACATCGTGGTCTCCCGCCGCGTCCTGCTGGAAGAGGAGCAGCGCCGGCTCAGGGAAGAGGTCCAGGCCGGCATCAGCGAGGGTATGACGGTCGGCGGCACGGTCACCTCCCTGAAGGAGTATGGCGCCTTTGTGGATATCGGCGGCCTGGAGGGGCTGCTCCCCATCTCCGAGATCGGCTGGAGCAGGATCAAGGAAGTGGGCGAGGTGCTGAGCGTCGGCCAGCAGATCAAGGTGGTGGTCAAGAGTATCGACCGGGAGAAGGAGCGCATCTCCCTGAGCCTCAAGGACACCCTGGCCGACCCGTGGGACCTGGCGGTGCAGACCTATCCCGAGGGTTCCTTCCATACCGGCGTCGTTTCCCGCCTGGCCCCGTTCGGCGCCTTCATCACCCTGGCCGACGGCATCGACGGACTGATTCACATCTCGAAGCTGGGAGGCGGCAAGCGCATCAACCACCCGCGCGAAGCGCTCAAGGAGGGCGAAACCGTCGAGGTCAAGGTGGAGAGTGTGGACCGCACCGAACGGCGCATCTCCCTGAGCCTGGCCGGTGCGGCCCGGGCCGCCGAAGAGGAGGAGGCCACCCTGGCCGACTTCCGCCGCCAGGCGGACGCGGCGCCCAAGGGGATGGGGACCCTGGGAGACCTGCTGCGGGCCAAGACCCAAAAGAAGGGGAAATAG
- a CDS encoding MarR family winged helix-turn-helix transcriptional regulator, which produces MKPTDTTTYRALNTYTKLMRAAESVTGRVGRTMAAADLTISQFGVLEALLHKGPLCQRDIAAKILKSTGNITLVIDNLEKRALVRRERTSEDRRYLTIQLTDQGLGLIREVFARVEAAIVAEMKALTNDEQEALGILCKKLGLRERRG; this is translated from the coding sequence ATGAAACCGACCGACACCACAACCTACCGCGCCCTGAACACCTACACCAAGCTGATGCGCGCCGCAGAATCGGTGACCGGCCGCGTGGGGCGCACCATGGCGGCCGCCGATCTGACCATCAGCCAGTTCGGGGTGCTGGAGGCGCTGCTGCATAAAGGCCCCCTCTGCCAGCGGGACATCGCGGCCAAGATCCTCAAGAGCACCGGCAATATCACCCTGGTCATCGACAACCTGGAAAAAAGGGCATTGGTACGGCGCGAGCGCACCAGCGAAGATCGGCGCTACCTGACCATCCAGCTCACCGACCAAGGGCTGGGGTTGATCCGCGAGGTCTTTGCCAGGGTCGAGGCGGCCATTGTGGCGGAAATGAAGGCCCTTACCAACGATGAGCAGGAGGCCCTGGGCATCCTGTGCAAGAAACTCGGCTTACGGGAAAGGAGGGGCTAA
- a CDS encoding YceI family protein, protein MKRIITTLSTIVALALPGLASASSWTIDQDHSNVGFKVKHLMVSNVKGEFRTFNGTLEIDDKDVTKSKVSVNIETPSITTGVTKRDDHLKSPDFFDVTKYPTMTFASKKVKKAGNNKLKVYGDLTLHGITREVVLDVEGPTKAYKDPWGNTKRGATATTRINRKDFGLTWNKTIEAGGVMVGDEVTISLEVELLQKK, encoded by the coding sequence ATGAAACGCATCATCACCACACTCAGCACGATCGTCGCCCTGGCCCTGCCCGGCCTTGCATCCGCCTCCAGCTGGACCATCGACCAGGACCACTCCAATGTCGGTTTCAAGGTCAAGCACCTGATGGTAAGCAACGTCAAAGGCGAGTTTCGCACCTTCAACGGGACCCTGGAGATCGACGACAAGGACGTGACCAAGTCAAAGGTTTCCGTCAACATCGAAACCCCCTCCATCACCACCGGGGTCACCAAACGTGACGACCACCTGAAAAGCCCCGACTTCTTCGACGTGACCAAATACCCGACCATGACCTTCGCTTCCAAAAAGGTCAAAAAGGCCGGCAACAACAAGCTGAAAGTCTACGGCGACCTTACCCTGCACGGCATAACCCGGGAAGTGGTTCTTGACGTGGAAGGCCCCACCAAGGCCTACAAAGATCCCTGGGGCAACACCAAACGCGGCGCAACCGCAACCACCAGGATCAACCGCAAGGACTTCGGCCTGACCTGGAACAAAACCATAGAAGCGGGCGGCGTGATGGTCGGCGATGAGGTAACCATCTCCCTGGAAGTGGAATTGCTGCAGAAAAAATAG